GGCTCCGTCAGGATGCGGCGCAGATCCGAGCGCCCGAGCGGTTTCAGTTCCACCCGGATGGGAAAGCGGCCCTGCAGTTCGGGAATCAGGTCGGAGGGCTTCGTGACGTGGAAGGCTCCGGCCGCGATGAACAGAACGTGGTCGGTGCGCACGGGCCCGTACTTGGTCGTTACGGTCGATCCCTCCACGATGGGCAACAGGTCTCGCTGAACCCCTTCCCTCGACACGTCGGGCCCCACCCCCCGCTCCCGCCCCGCGATCTTGTCAATCTCGTCGATGAAAACGATGCCGGATTGTTCAACCCGGCGGATGGCCTCGGCAGTCACCTCCTCCATGTCGATGCGCCTCTGCGCCTCTTCCATGGTGAAGACGCGGCGCGCCTCCGCGACCGTCACCTTGCGGCGCCGCTTCCGGCGCGGCAGCAAATTCCCGAAGAGATCCTGGAGGTTGATCCCCATCTCCTCGACGCCGTGGCCCGACACAACCTCGACGACGCCGGGCGTGCGGTCTTCCACCTCGATTTCAACCACCTGGTCCTCAAGTTCTCCCGCAGCCAGCCTTCGCCGTAGCTCCGCCCGGCGTGCCTCGGCGTCTGCCGCCTCGGCCTCTGAGCGGTCGTCCGTCTCGGGGCGCGACACGTTGATTCCGAACAGCGCAGCCAGCGGATTGGAAGCCTGCCGGGGCCGCGGGGCGGGTGCGAGCGCGTCCAACAGCCTCTCCTCAACGGCGGGAGCCACCTGATCGATGACCGCCTCCGTTCGC
This genomic window from Bacillota bacterium contains:
- the hslU gene encoding ATP-dependent protease ATPase subunit HslU, yielding MEDLTPRRIVEELDRYIVGQQEAKRAVAIALRNRHRRQLLPPELRDEVTPKNILMIGPTGVGKTEIARRLARLVDAPFIKVEATKFTEVGYVGRDVDAIVRDLVETAVRMVKQERTEAVIDQVAPAVEERLLDALAPAPRPRQASNPLAALFGINVSRPETDDRSEAEAADAEARRAELRRRLAAGELEDQVVEIEVEDRTPGVVEVVSGHGVEEMGINLQDLFGNLLPRRKRRRKVTVAEARRVFTMEEAQRRIDMEEVTAEAIRRVEQSGIVFIDEIDKIAGRERGVGPDVSREGVQRDLLPIVEGSTVTTKYGPVRTDHVLFIAAGAFHVTKPSDLIPELQGRFPIRVELKPLGRSDLRRILTEPQNALTRQYSELLATEGVKLEFTDDGLDEIARLAELVNEQTENIGARRLQTLMERVLEEISFDAPSYRGQRVVIDAAYVRRRLAGIAEDRDLSRYIL